The following is a genomic window from Falco peregrinus isolate bFalPer1 chromosome Z, bFalPer1.pri, whole genome shotgun sequence.
AGATAACCACATCTTCTTTCCCATCTTCTTTTTGACTAGTGTAGATAAACTTGTGTTTTGTATTCCAGTAAGTAATTTTCTCAGTTATGGTCACACCTGATGTGGCTTTTGTTCTGGAAATCCTAAGCTTGTAAATTAATGTCTTTGTTCCAAGTTTGCATTCAGAATCCCTTACAGACCTCACCCACTTTCTTATCAGTTCTGTGAGTTGAGAAAATAAACCTCCACCAGGGAATGAACAGATTGGCTTGTACTTAAGATTCTTCAACAAACTTAAGAAGTTTATCTTTCAACTTTTGTTTCAGATCCCCTATAAATGCACTGTCACACGTAGTTCTTATCCTTTTAATATTGGTTTCACGTGAAGAATCTTCCTTGGCAAAGATGCAAGTTAAActcttacattttcatttagaagGAATTACAAACTGTTGACAAAACTTTCAGTATCAGATCTAGCAACACACTTTCtcctcaccaaaaaaaccctcagattACCCAAATGTTGGTCTCCTCATATATGCAAAGCCTGTCTTTGAGACGAGAGAGTTCCCCAGAAATTTTAGTTAGAATACTAAGGAAAATTCCACCAGGTTTACAGACAGACTTGCAGGTATTCTAAAATCCTATttgaaaaatactacttttaacATCCAATCATTGGCTTAAGGACACAATTCAAAAGATCTGAAAAGCATTCAGATTCAGAGAAAGAGGCAAATACTTAGAAGTGTTTTGCAAACAGGTAAGCAGTAGATAGCCTTGTGCTGAGTATGGAGGAAAAAGTACACTAAAATAAATTAGCtcttaaatggaaagaaatcatACCAGCCCTTTCCCTACCCGCATCCCTAAAGATGGAAGAAAGCACAGCAGACTTAAAATACGTTCCAAGTCCTTTTTAATAGTTaagacaaaaaacaaattatttgaatgTTCAAATCTAAAAgagcttgctttatttcttaaGGAAGATGAAGGTCGcctttttcctttaacatttaTGGCTCACTCTTTACAAGCAGCAGATACGTTGCTTTTTTATCTGTGGGGCAGAGGATGGGGGGTGTGGCGGTGTGGGGCATGGAATCTAAACACAGATGATTAATGCAGACATAATGCAAAAAGAGTGTCACTTGTTTATTTAGCCACCAGATTGTTACCAGTGCCAGATCTGAAGAAAGACGGGGGTTGAGTTCTCAGACTCAACAAATTAACTGTAATCAATACTTATGTAAAGCACTACGTAGCCAGCCATTACAGTCAATCcagttattaattttctttaaagcccAGACTATCAGAGAAGTGTGGTTTAGGTAcatggcagaaaaaaagtattctttaCAAGgtcttcttccctcttttttggTACTGGATATCCAAATCTCTTGAACAATATTGGTTCTGTGAAAATTCTTCTAAATCGACAGGAAAAGTCCTGAAAACtttcacttcaagaagggaggaaaagaatatTCATCTTTatctgcttaaatatttttcttgttgtgACATATGAGGGAAAAATTGATTTTCAAGGGATTAGTATGCCTCTTCCCCAAGAAACTACTCGAAAGTTTTTCACACTGAAGACACCTACCCCAACAAAATTAATCTGACTATTAGTTGGTCTCAAAATATTATTCCCACAAGAACTgcttcagaaagacaaaaatcaagagCCATCTCAATGAGTTGTGATActtctagaaagaaaacaacagtggGAAACTTCTGGTTTGTCAGTTTccactaaaaaacccaaagtccTTCACAGTAGTATGTACATGTTTTCAACAGAATTAGGAATAATTATGGAAAATGCTTTCCCTGCATGTGTCACTgctgataaaatatttcagtagttAACACAGACGTTGTGATGCTTAAAAACAATTCAAGGGGAGTAGCAAACAAGATCTTTGTCAATTCTCCTGTCCATAAATAAATCACAGTCAATATAAAAACCTGCCGCTTTCCAGAATAAAACAGTAACTGGCCTACTTACTCGAATCAGGCATAATGCGNNNNNNNNNNNNNNNNNNNNNNNNNNNNNNNNNNNNNNNNNNNNNNNNNNNNNNNNNNNNNNNNNNNNNNNNNNNNNNNNNNNNNNNNNNNNNNNNNNNNNNNNNNNNNNNNNNNNNNNNNNNNNNNNNNNNNNNNNNNNNNNNNNNNNNNNNNNNNNNNNNNNNNNNNNNNNNNNNNNNNNNNNNNNNNNNNNNNNNNNNNNNNNNNNNNNNNNNNNNNNNNNNNNNNNNNNNNNNNNNNNNNNNNNNNNNNNNNNNNNNNNNNNNNNNNNNNNNNNNNNNNNNNNNNNNNNNNNNNNNNNNNNNNNNNNNNNNNNNNNNNNNNNNNNNNNNNNNNNNNNNNNNNNNNNNNNNNNNNNNNNNNNNNNNNNNNNNNNNNNNNNNNNNNNNNNNNNNNNNNNNNNNNNNNNNNNNNNNNNNNNNNNNNNNNNNNNNNNNNNNNNNNNNNNNNNNNNNNNNNNNNNNNNNNNNNNNNNNNNNNNNNNNNNNNNNNNNNNNNNNNNNNNNNNNNNNNNNNNNNNNNNNNNNNNNNNNNNNNNNNNNNNNNNNNNNNNNNNNNNNNNNNNNNNNNNNNNNNNNNNNNNNNNNNNNNNNNNNNNNNNNNNNNNNNNNNNNNNNNNNNNNNNNNNNNNNNNNNNNNNNNNNNNNNNNNNNNNNNNNNNNNNNNNNNNNNNNNNNNNNNNNNNNNNNNNNNNNNNNNNNNNNNNNNNNNNNNNNNNNNNNNNNNNNNNNNNNNNNNNNNNNNNNNNNNNNNNNNNNNNNNNNNNNNNNNNNNNNNNNNNNNNNNNNNNNNNNNNNNNNNNNNNNNNNNNNNNNNNNNNNNNNNNNNNNNNNNNNNNNNNNNNNNNNNNNNNNNNNNNNNNNNNNNNNNNNNNNNNNNNNNNNNNNNNNNNNNNNNNNNNNNNNNNNNNNNTCGTAGGTAATATAAAACCATGTGTTCATAATAGGAGCTCGAGCCAAAACCATACCCCTCCATTCATCTTTTGAGCCATCCTCTGTCTCAAACATATGTTCCACAGCTTTACCAATCATTGTGTCTGCCAGGTGGGCATCAGTAATTCGAGATGAAGCTGAAATGACAACATTTAATATGTTCATTCAAAAGCACAGATACGTGtctttgagaaaaataatctttacaccaattcattaaaaaaatattgattggAAATCAGTCAATCCATATACAAAACAAACACTATCCATTCTGGAGAGTTTACTACTTAAGTTTACTTTCTGCCATGGTGGAAAGGTGCAACTTGATCACTGTCTGCAGGTTTTCAGTCAAGACTGACTGACCGTTCCTGTTTTGAGACTATAGACAATACTCCCCCTGAATTCCCCTGAACTGGAGAACTTTAGAATGTTCTTAAAATGGCAACACATCATTGTACTCCCTTTGATTAAATAATCATAATGCAAGGTGAAGGGAGATCAATTGAGATCACAGCACTGAAGACTTTGGAATTTTAACTAGACACTAGACAGGGAGAGGCAGGtaggggagaagaggaagagaggcCAATCACAGAACAACTCTGTTATTAATGAAACCTTGGGGTTTTGCTCTCACTACCACCACCCTAGAGACAGTTACCAATTGCTTTGCAGTCAGAAGAAGCAActgtttattctgtttataAACCAGTAATTACTTCAGTAAATATCAAActctgcagtttttaaaacCTGCAGTCTAACAACCCAGTGCTAATTCTGAAACTCAAAAATGTCTTGTTACTAATCAAGttatttaacttaaaaaatGCCTCCCTCCCACATTAAAGTACTTAGAGGAAGTACATGAGTACATGTGACATTATTACTGTCAGATGCAAACAACAGACCACACAGCCAAGATGGCTTAGAAATATCAATGTTGATTAAACAAAAACTACAGAATGTACTGCACACTACTTAAATACAGAAGACACCACTGCACTCACTGGTATCATCGAATCTCCATGGAATCAAGAAAATCTAAATAGAGCACTTAAGACTACCTGCCATGtgacaaaaatgaaactgaCTAGTAACTTTTAAGTGGTCCACCTTTATGTTGGGGGAAGTGTGAAGAGGTTAGTGGAGAACATTTAATACTAAGTGTTAGCTTATATGTATGTGAATTTAGGagaaaaccccccaaaaactTACCAACTCTGTCTGGAAGAACTTCAAGCGCTGAAACTCTTTCATCTTTGTGCAGTTCTAGTCCATACACACAGTCAAATCCATCATACTTTATAAGATAGAGAGAAGGATTTACAGGAACTTGATCAAGAACCGTGCCCTTCCATTGTGTTACAGGTCCACTCCCTTCTTTCCATCCATGCTGTATTCTGCAGCCTACAATATTTCTTCGTGGCTGGGAAATAGGTTTGCTTGGTCCCACATTGTTTCTATGCTTTCTGTACACAGATATAAACATAATATTAAACAAGTGTACACATATTCAAAATTCTACTCCAGACAAGAGCTGTATGCTATAAGATGGCAATATGTTTTATAGCTTTGTGTACCTTATTCAAATGAGGGTATAAAGCGTATTATACtgtactggaaaaaagaaacacatggaAAAGTAGTGACACATTTTTGATGTACTTTATAAGGTCAGTTTCCTGATAGTAATTTCTAGAACTAGTTTACTTAAGCCAAAAGAACTATTTCAGCCCTTGCTACACTGAATGTCAAAAGTAAAACTCACCTGATCAGGTCTCAAAGCACAAGGTTACCTGGCAGTATTATAACTTTACTACCTTATTACTCTCTGGAGAACAGTAAACACAACTCTTGTCCCAGGAAGAAGTCAGTGGAAACATTACCAGTGGCTAACTAAAATTCTTCCAAGGCATTTCTTTGCCCTAACCTGTGTTTTCACCTGAAGCAAAAGtaatttacagatatttttgactccaagtatttttaaagacacatGGTAGCAAAAACACTTCTCTAGCACTCCTTTCtagtacagcaaaataaaaatggtacGTGATGGTAATGGCAATAGAAGGGATACTCCTTTATgtggaaaacaaatcaaatacaACTTTTTGTCCTGCCGCTATTTTCATGGAAGTTGCATGGAAATTCCCTCTGCTGAGTAACAAGTTGTTCTGATCAGCAGTCACATAAGCTATTTGACAGTTTCAAGTCATTGGAAGTGTTATACAAGTTTTTTTCTACccagttattaaaaatacaaaatatcaatttttaatacaaatggAAGAAACTAAGGAAGATTACGAC
Proteins encoded in this region:
- the SPIN1 gene encoding spindlin-1 (The sequence of the model RefSeq protein was modified relative to this genomic sequence to represent the inferred CDS: added 77 bases not found in genome assembly), with the translated sequence MKTPFGKSPGQRSRADAGHAGVSASMMKKRTSHKKHRNNVGPSKPISQPRRNIVGCRIQHGWKEGSGPVTQWKGTVLDQVPVNPSLYLIKYDGFDCVYGLELHKDERVSALEVLPDRVASSRITDAHLADTMIGKAVEHMFETEDGSKDEWRGMVLARAPIMNTWFYITYEKDPVLYMYQLLDDYKEGDLRIMPDSNDSPPAEREPGEVVDSLVGKQVEYAKEDGSKRTGMVIHQVEAKPSVYFIKFDDDFHIYVYDLVKTS